Genomic DNA from Corylus avellana chromosome ca4, CavTom2PMs-1.0:
GCACACATATTGTGTTAGTTTTAACTATGAAAGAGACCACCATTGTACATCTTGCCGCATGCCATTATTAGCTTCAATTCCACTAGTTAAGTTTCAAAGTAagatcttgacataagatgtcGAGACTTTCCTCAATTACTCACTCTTGCCTACTAACCATTCACACTCACACTTATATACTCTAATAATTGGGTAGTGTATCTGCAAGTTTACCATGCATCAATGGTTGTGGTTGATTATTGTGTCAATTTGTTAATGCGGCATTATTATCAATGTTTGCTAAATTTCATAGGTAATTTAAACGTGTGTGTGGATGTCCTTGTTACCTTGTATTAGTTCTGACTATATAGGCTTAACTTTGCGGTGAATATTACTTGATGGTACTGATTTCTCATTACTTGGTTCGCAGAGATGCTCTTGATGCACTGGGGTTGGTTCGTTATTGCTGTAGGCGAATGCTAATGACTCATGTTGACCTCATCGAGAAGCTTCTTAATTACAAtagtaatctctctctctttctctctcttaacAGTTTGGTTTAGTAGAATGCTCAAGGCTCTGCTGCCACTGACACTTGCACTTTGTTGCAGCTTTGGAGAGGACCGACAACTCTTGAAGAATGGGGTTACAAATGACCAGAAGTTGGTTTACTAGATGCCATGCCCGTTATTGTCTGTGTTTGGGTCCGTCTATGTCTTCCctgttttcattttgtattaGTTCTTGGTCCAATAGGATGAAGCCAGATATAGGCGAAGAATCTATGGAATGCACTGGAGAAAATTATGTATCCTGCTTTAGTTAGCATCGTGTGGTCTTGACACGTATTAGTCATGAACATATCTCACTAGATTAAAATATGTTTGTTTCCTGATATGGTTATGCTTCTCGATATATTGGTGTGAATTGTGATATGGAGTAAATATTTGGATTGCTGGGGCTGCAATTTAGGCATTTCGTTTGTATTCTTCCACGGGTTTGCTACAACAAAACCATAGTCAAAATGTCTCCTGATGTTCTGGTGACAGCTTCGTATTTGTAGGCTCCTTTTATGGAAGAACAGCTTCTAGCTTGGACTATGCTTGCCAGGCTTTGCTTTGCCAGCCAAGTTCCAAGAGAAATCCTCTTTTACATTATTTTATGCAAGAAAGATATCATGGAGGGGAAATTGTTTGATTTCTCTGGCTGGATCTTGGTAAAAGAAGAGTTGGAACCCGCGAGTTAGATGTCACTCGTGGTTGTTTGGCGTATACTCCATGTTCCACTGAGCCAAGAACGGGCATCCAACTTCCAAGGGTCCAAAATCGCTGTCAGAGTGGAGAACAAGTTAATCTGGTCAATAATGGTGGTCAATAAGTGAATATCAAATACTAAAATAAAGTAATTCACGAGTAAACTTTTCATCATCGAAGAGGTGGCTTTTCATATTCTTCCCTCTTTGATAAGCCAAGTTCCCATCAAACGTGACCATCTATCTCCAATGGCGCGTTCTACACGTTATTTGACATTTGCACAAGAAAGGGTCAGCTCCTCAATGATGAATTTTCcacaattattttcttctttctaaacAATTTATTGGGCGGGGGACCGGGCTTGGGCAGTTGGGCCCATATCCTTTTTCTCTATGTTTAGGCcattttccaattttatttcaGCAATGTACGTACGTGTTAGGTCAGAATAACTGTAGGAGACCTCACTCTTGTCTATTTTGTATTTCTCTTGCATTCCCAACTTGATCATATGCAATAGAAATCTCAtcttacttgaaaaaaaaaaaaaaaaaaaaaaaaaaaccttcataattcattagcttaagcttaaatttataattttttattagctaaagcttttaataattgaaataagtggtgattCAACCtggtatcaaaacaaaaattctgaGTTTGAAGTTTGAATCTCATCTTTATAATTCACTCAATTTTACTAGAGTATTCTAGTGCATATTGGGTTGGAGGTGAAGTTTGAGtccatttatttaatttaaattttgtatttgagcAGTTATTAATTTATGTAAGGTGAAATAGCTAGATAGGGAATAAGTTATGAAGTCGGTATCATGTAAGGGCAATGAAAGCAATCTGAGAGTAGAAATAtcatatcaaataataatatgaGTTGGTTGAAAAAGCAGTTTGTGgccaaattaatcatttttaatcCGATGATAGCATGCATGATAGAAGCACCTGGGTGTGCCCTTCTAGGGATCGAAATAGAGGACGACGTGGCAGATGTATGTACACTAAGGATCTCCGTATTCGAGTGGATATGATTCCATGTATCAGGATTTAATTAGGCTGGCTGCATGATGTCGCGGCTAATTAAATCAAGAGGCCACTGATGATGATCAGCACCACGGGGGGACCGCCACATTCATAGCACTTGAAGAATGTAGGTCCCAGAAATTGCAGCAAATGGGGTGCACTGGCTGGCGCCTTAAGATGATGGTTCATCAATTGGCCACGAGTGTCACATATATTCGAAAAGCAAAGGTTTCAATCTCCAAACCCCAATTATGTATTTCTTTCTCTTATCTCTTGAAGATGAGGTGAATCTATCGTTTGGATTTCTTGTGCTTTTTTGGCCCTTCACTTAGATATCTGTGGAtaacaatatttatttatttattttttttcctctctttgtgcaatataatatatataagcCACCAAATATCTTCTCTGCCTTGCACTTTTTGCGTTTTGTTTGCTTTCTCATTCCCCTTTCTTGATTTGTTTATGCATCCTCGTTTTGTCCAATTATACTCCAAAGAAATGTACCATAACCCCCACCTCTATCCTTGTTTGCATTGCCACCCACACAGCTACATTAGAATGGTTAGTATTAGAATTGCATAAACGAGTAATAGTAGTACATGTGTTGAAAATTTGGTTTAGAATCTTTTGCTTTGTCTGGACATATATATCATAGTacatatgcatatataattaattaatccttATTTTGATACCGAATGGGTCCAAGTTTATGTACACTAATAGCTTCTGCATGGCAAAAACTGCAGGTTCAACATCTTATAGAGAGATGCTTGCTCCTTCACATGAGTAGAGACCAATGCATAAAGGCGCTTGCAGAGCGTGCAAACATTAGGCCAGTTGTCACACTTACAggtcctctttctctctctctctctctctctctctctctctgcatatatgtatgtatgtatgtatgacCTGCTTGTGCCCGTCAAGGATTTATATGTTTTGATGATGAAGACAATATTGCATGCATGGCTGCAGTGTGGAGAGAGCTACAGAAAGAGAATAGAGACTTCTTTCAAGCATACTTTCAGGCTATACCTCCAAGACCCTTAATGAGTAAGACCCTtcagagcttttttttttttaaatatcttttgAGAAGTCGCATtcaattaatagataatattgtGTATTGCTATAACACTACTGCATGAAAGAATTAATGCTGATATATGGTCGATGATTAATATTCCGATTTTATccct
This window encodes:
- the LOC132178857 gene encoding uncharacterized protein LOC132178857, with protein sequence MHPRFVQLYSKEMYHNPHLYPCLHCHPHSYIRMVQHLIERCLLLHMSRDQCIKALAERANIRPVVTLTVWRELQKENRDFFQAYFQAIPPRPLMSRYINQRAPQLARRKQWKHC